One genomic segment of Cellulophaga sp. HaHaR_3_176 includes these proteins:
- the tssD gene encoding type VI secretion system tube protein TssD, translated as MSFKAKLELDGKVISVLSYMLNVSQQSDLTGRPTASPTAGQLSLTLEMSDQTKELSRWALSDKLTKDGKVVFYKDNLSGIMRTIDFKKAFCLKYTENFNDQGINPFVISILISAEELKLGNDDDAHKNNWPMA; from the coding sequence ATGTCTTTTAAAGCAAAACTAGAATTAGACGGTAAAGTTATTTCAGTACTAAGTTATATGTTAAATGTGAGCCAACAAAGCGATCTAACGGGGAGGCCTACAGCAAGTCCTACCGCAGGTCAATTATCATTAACATTAGAAATGAGTGATCAAACGAAAGAACTTTCTCGTTGGGCTTTATCAGATAAGCTAACAAAAGATGGTAAAGTCGTATTTTATAAAGATAACCTTAGTGGTATAATGCGCACTATCGATTTTAAAAAGGCGTTCTGTTTAAAATATACTGAAAATTTTAATGATCAAGGTATAAACCCTTTTGTCATAAGTATTTTAATAAGTGCAGAAGAGTTGAAATTAGGTAATGACGATGATGCGCATAAGAACAACTGGCCAATGGCATAA
- a CDS encoding type VI secretion system Vgr family protein — protein MAAQSITTIKIGGKEIKSFKRLVLQQSTNDHHTLQVECQMEVLEKATGELANESKNFLGESIVVIIEAKDKKDIKDTLQFLGIVTSIRNSKGYLNNNFVTITAKSPTILADDGPHYHSYIEKDLNAIVKNTFSNYDSGKLAAGVQAKYSTAIPYAVQHKESNWAFVSRIAMQYGEWLYYNGDKVIFGTPETPPEVILTHNFDLKEFALNLTPTPNKFNYFTNDYTSDQHHTKNASEVNTGANSYHSFASGKADMLYAAETNVWINNGGGTQLKALLDSQVEAQKKAAEQSQVILEGKSDNPGVSLGKIVSIKGKDADHGQYRVTQVQHEQDYLGNYSNVFTAISTQLDVSPYTNFEAFPYSDTQTAIVIENADPDGMARVKVQFPWQKFTGQTTPWIRVVTPHGGGDKGFHFIPEKGEEVLIGFEGGNAERPYMMGSLYHGNAGANSFMSENNDLKSIRTRSGHTIEMNDLDGNESITISDKNGSMINYNTTDKVITIASEEKIILSSKFISMHADDIEFYSKNQKNIASTAFTAQSGESKMSVLPGEIMDESPKVTIQGTETIISATNLTTTSSANTLINGAMVKLNS, from the coding sequence ATGGCAGCACAATCAATTACTACAATTAAAATTGGAGGTAAAGAGATAAAATCTTTTAAACGTTTGGTACTACAACAAAGTACAAATGATCATCATACACTACAAGTAGAGTGTCAAATGGAGGTGCTTGAAAAGGCAACGGGAGAGTTAGCAAATGAAAGTAAAAATTTTTTAGGAGAAAGCATTGTTGTTATTATAGAAGCAAAAGATAAAAAAGATATAAAAGACACATTACAATTTTTAGGTATAGTTACTTCTATTCGAAATTCAAAAGGATATTTAAATAATAATTTTGTTACTATAACGGCAAAAAGTCCTACCATTTTAGCGGATGATGGTCCTCATTATCACTCATATATTGAGAAAGATTTAAATGCAATAGTTAAAAATACGTTTTCTAATTACGATAGTGGAAAATTGGCAGCAGGTGTGCAAGCAAAATATAGTACAGCAATACCTTACGCAGTGCAACATAAAGAAAGTAACTGGGCATTTGTTTCTCGTATAGCAATGCAATATGGAGAGTGGTTATATTACAATGGTGATAAGGTTATTTTCGGAACTCCTGAAACTCCGCCAGAAGTTATATTAACTCATAATTTTGATTTAAAAGAGTTTGCGTTAAATTTAACACCTACACCAAATAAATTTAACTATTTTACAAACGATTATACCTCAGATCAGCACCATACAAAAAATGCTTCAGAGGTAAATACTGGTGCAAACAGTTACCATAGTTTTGCAAGTGGTAAAGCTGATATGTTGTATGCTGCAGAAACTAATGTATGGATAAACAATGGTGGAGGTACCCAATTAAAAGCGCTGTTAGATAGTCAAGTAGAAGCACAAAAAAAAGCAGCAGAACAAAGTCAAGTAATATTAGAAGGTAAAAGTGATAACCCAGGGGTAAGCTTAGGTAAAATTGTAAGTATAAAAGGCAAAGATGCTGATCATGGGCAATATAGAGTTACTCAAGTACAGCATGAGCAAGATTATTTAGGTAATTACAGCAATGTGTTTACCGCAATTAGCACACAATTAGATGTTTCTCCATATACAAATTTTGAAGCATTCCCGTATAGCGATACACAGACAGCTATTGTTATAGAAAATGCTGATCCTGATGGTATGGCGCGAGTAAAAGTTCAATTTCCTTGGCAGAAATTTACAGGGCAAACCACCCCTTGGATTCGTGTAGTTACCCCACATGGTGGTGGTGATAAAGGCTTTCATTTTATACCAGAAAAAGGAGAAGAAGTACTTATCGGTTTTGAAGGTGGTAATGCAGAGCGCCCATATATGATGGGTAGTTTATACCATGGTAATGCAGGTGCAAATAGTTTTATGAGTGAAAACAATGACTTAAAATCTATTAGAACGAGAAGCGGACATACTATAGAAATGAATGACCTTGATGGAAATGAAAGTATTACCATTTCTGATAAAAATGGGTCTATGATAAACTATAACACAACAGACAAAGTAATAACTATTGCTAGCGAAGAAAAAATAATATTGAGTTCTAAATTCATTTCTATGCATGCAGATGATATAGAATTTTATTCTAAAAATCAAAAAAATATTGCTTCTACAGCATTTACAGCTCAAAGTGGAGAATCTAAAATGTCTGTACTGCCAGGTGAAATTATGGATGAATCTCCTAAGGTTACTATACAAGGGACAGAAACTATCATTTCAGCGACAAATTTAACAACAACATCTTCGGCAAATACATTAATTAACGGGGCAATGGTAAAACTAAACTCTTAA
- a CDS encoding DUF6531 domain-containing protein, producing the protein MAINKLNNKASKIATQGEEGQEGEERGFLDMVADGKSSLDSFQTSLASVLPAIPGQPAGKFQDIAIGIDFHPTVFPPLPMMAVPHVGMVFDILGAIFAAINTTIPPAPEPEYTDDGEPVPQPISVSSVAVSIVKAMAPSVMVNNKFIANAGISIQHLPGIIVHALPVVAPMASSEMFMGSSTVMADGAPFSYQFLPALSCNLVGMPAPFRIKSPKPKVSLMAPTAALITVIPGGLPVLVGGPPTIDLFAMAIGLGLKGMGKLFKKGGNRLQKYIDDIMPMNPAKAKRLQKVKCKLFGEPVDAATGRVFAENDDFSLPGPIPLIWTRYYHSDGEITGPIGTNWHHSYQIGYWEMENGFITLLLPDSREIVLPQLHEGDSFYHRKERITWFKDATGRYGYKDATGLEYSFLNSRIDNDLFPVYQIKDTLKHSITFYYNKGALSEIIDSADRVLKIDTFNNKITSVSTKNEGETIPLIRYVVDDEDNLVKVIDAHNTEKIFKYDKHLLVQLTSQNGLSFYWEYEGVGSNAKCIHTWGDEGILEYWTQYEKGKTSTTNSLGHTTVYYYDEDNLIYRITDARGGETYQKYNGTQDLVLVMDPVGNATKYKYDAKGNLVAIQDANGGNTVLEYDAEDRIIGTRTPGGMVSNWVYDDEGKLIKRKYPDGTSTTYTYKENEIYSIIDDLGNETKLTWNEQGDLQRINLYDGRFAVWYYDDLGQLKKHINVKGSTTQYTYDKLGNVVQLKEPDNTHYFNYDKAENVIRAYDKNRDVSFTYWGLGNLKSRTENKKTVYFNYDNEEQLIGIVNEHGDAYRFNLDPLGQIASEWGFDGLQRRYIRDRAGRVLKVLRPDERYTSYVYDGVGNILAADHYDGTGEYFAYNPDGRLVEATNADATVQMAYDSKGNLVEEIQNGHSVKSQYDNLGNRTKIKSSLGADIMHGFNANGQLSRIAALNSNVSGLVNESDAWQATFERDQLGLEIRRMVKGGNGIAVLDMQTERDSQGRVTHQNIHIQAKNVEGNKTARARSVQYNWSAGDRLRSTINQITGKKVDYSYDQEGSLLSASYKGGAETIYKMPDAVGNLFKTKGRKDRTYSKGGKLIKDDNASYNYDAEGNLLLKQTQKGDETYSYFGNGMLQHIVRADGKEVSFEYDALGRRTAKVFNKKITRFVYDGNVLLHEWEYKLSDRPKLSVSAKGFVVSEDVEPVDSSNVITWVFDYNSFTPAAKIVDGKSYSIACDYLGTPVQAYNEFGEKVWDCTLDIYGKVKTLEGDKTFIPFRYQGQYEDIETGLYYNRFRYYSPDSGTYISQDPIGLEGGLPNFYAYVGDTNKYIDVFGLAHGLGTEVIRNGESVFSNTYQSGGVPGGGRLNQQEALLTHTERKFMNEVDGMVQQGDHLKMTGQLNPCKPGCQPAIRDFVANKGVSAEYFASDTNMTYKWEKSSTGKVIQTEIFEGKVQAKYEYDVNTRRRKKLNVH; encoded by the coding sequence ATGGCAATAAACAAGCTTAATAATAAGGCAAGTAAGATAGCAACCCAGGGTGAAGAAGGACAAGAAGGAGAAGAACGCGGGTTTCTAGATATGGTTGCCGACGGAAAGTCTTCATTAGATAGTTTTCAAACTTCATTAGCATCAGTACTACCAGCTATACCAGGGCAGCCTGCGGGTAAGTTTCAAGATATTGCAATTGGTATAGATTTTCACCCTACAGTTTTTCCGCCCTTGCCAATGATGGCGGTACCACATGTTGGTATGGTTTTCGATATTTTAGGAGCTATTTTCGCAGCTATAAATACCACAATACCACCAGCGCCAGAACCTGAATATACAGATGATGGTGAGCCTGTACCACAACCTATAAGTGTATCTAGCGTAGCAGTTTCTATAGTAAAAGCAATGGCACCTAGTGTAATGGTAAATAATAAGTTTATTGCTAATGCGGGCATTAGTATTCAGCATTTACCAGGTATAATAGTTCATGCATTACCTGTAGTAGCACCTATGGCTTCTTCAGAAATGTTCATGGGAAGTTCTACTGTAATGGCAGATGGTGCACCGTTTTCATATCAATTTTTGCCAGCATTATCTTGTAATTTAGTGGGTATGCCAGCCCCTTTCAGAATTAAAAGTCCAAAGCCTAAAGTAAGTCTTATGGCGCCTACAGCAGCGCTAATTACGGTAATACCTGGCGGTTTACCTGTATTAGTTGGCGGCCCGCCAACTATAGATCTTTTTGCGATGGCAATAGGTTTAGGCCTTAAAGGCATGGGTAAGTTGTTTAAAAAAGGAGGTAATAGACTTCAAAAATATATAGATGATATTATGCCTATGAACCCAGCAAAGGCTAAACGACTACAAAAAGTAAAATGTAAGTTGTTTGGTGAGCCTGTTGATGCTGCTACAGGAAGGGTTTTTGCTGAAAATGATGATTTTTCATTACCAGGTCCGATACCTTTAATATGGACGCGTTATTACCATAGTGATGGAGAAATTACTGGACCTATAGGTACTAATTGGCACCATAGTTACCAAATTGGGTATTGGGAGATGGAAAATGGTTTTATTACGCTATTATTACCAGATAGTAGAGAAATTGTTTTACCACAATTGCACGAAGGTGATAGCTTTTACCATCGAAAAGAACGCATTACTTGGTTTAAAGATGCCACTGGTAGGTATGGATATAAAGATGCTACTGGCCTTGAGTATAGCTTTTTAAATTCTAGAATTGATAACGATCTTTTTCCTGTATATCAAATAAAAGATACTTTAAAGCATTCAATAACTTTTTATTACAACAAAGGTGCTTTATCAGAAATTATAGATAGTGCAGATAGAGTACTAAAAATAGATACATTTAATAATAAAATAACAAGTGTTTCAACCAAAAATGAAGGAGAAACTATACCCCTTATTCGGTATGTGGTTGATGATGAAGATAATTTAGTAAAAGTTATTGATGCTCATAATACAGAAAAAATATTTAAATACGATAAACATTTATTAGTACAATTAACCAGTCAAAACGGACTTAGTTTTTATTGGGAGTATGAAGGCGTTGGGTCAAATGCTAAATGTATACATACTTGGGGAGATGAAGGTATTTTAGAATATTGGACACAATATGAAAAAGGAAAAACCAGTACAACAAATTCTTTAGGGCATACGACTGTTTATTATTATGATGAGGATAATTTAATTTATCGCATTACAGATGCACGTGGTGGAGAAACGTATCAGAAATATAATGGTACTCAAGATTTAGTTTTGGTGATGGATCCTGTTGGCAATGCAACTAAATATAAATACGATGCTAAAGGAAATTTAGTAGCAATACAAGATGCTAATGGGGGTAATACTGTTTTAGAGTATGATGCAGAAGACAGGATAATAGGAACAAGAACACCTGGCGGAATGGTTTCTAATTGGGTGTATGATGATGAGGGTAAATTAATAAAACGTAAATACCCCGATGGTACGAGTACTACGTACACTTATAAAGAAAATGAAATTTATAGTATAATTGATGATTTAGGTAATGAAACGAAACTGACCTGGAATGAACAAGGCGATTTACAACGTATAAATTTATACGATGGCCGTTTTGCAGTTTGGTATTACGATGACTTAGGACAATTAAAAAAACATATAAACGTAAAAGGTAGCACAACCCAATACACTTACGATAAGCTTGGTAATGTAGTACAGTTAAAAGAGCCAGATAACACCCATTACTTTAATTATGATAAAGCCGAAAATGTAATACGTGCTTACGATAAAAATAGAGATGTAAGCTTTACCTATTGGGGTTTAGGTAATTTAAAATCACGTACAGAAAATAAAAAAACCGTTTATTTTAATTACGATAATGAAGAACAACTTATAGGTATTGTAAACGAACATGGCGATGCATACCGTTTTAATTTAGATCCATTAGGCCAAATTGCAAGCGAATGGGGTTTTGATGGTTTACAACGCAGGTACATACGAGACCGTGCAGGTAGGGTATTAAAAGTATTGCGCCCAGATGAAAGGTACACCAGTTATGTGTATGACGGTGTAGGTAATATATTAGCTGCAGACCATTACGATGGTACTGGAGAATATTTTGCGTACAACCCCGATGGTAGGTTGGTAGAAGCTACCAATGCAGATGCTACAGTGCAAATGGCATACGATAGTAAGGGTAATTTAGTAGAAGAAATACAAAACGGACATAGCGTAAAAAGCCAATACGATAACCTAGGTAATAGAACCAAGATTAAAAGTTCATTAGGTGCCGATATTATGCATGGTTTTAATGCCAATGGGCAATTATCTCGCATAGCGGCATTAAACAGTAATGTTTCAGGTTTGGTCAATGAAAGTGATGCATGGCAAGCTACTTTTGAGCGAGACCAGCTAGGGCTAGAAATTCGTAGAATGGTAAAAGGTGGTAATGGCATAGCTGTTTTAGATATGCAGACTGAGCGAGATAGTCAAGGTCGAGTAACACACCAAAATATACACATACAAGCAAAAAATGTAGAAGGCAACAAAACAGCACGTGCCCGAAGTGTACAATACAATTGGTCTGCTGGTGATCGTTTGCGTAGTACAATAAATCAAATAACAGGTAAAAAAGTAGATTATAGTTACGACCAAGAGGGCAGCTTATTATCTGCTAGCTATAAAGGGGGAGCAGAAACAATTTATAAAATGCCTGATGCTGTAGGTAACCTTTTTAAAACTAAAGGAAGAAAAGATAGAACCTATAGCAAAGGCGGCAAGTTAATTAAAGATGATAATGCAAGTTATAATTATGATGCTGAAGGCAACTTACTATTAAAACAAACTCAAAAGGGAGATGAAACCTATAGCTATTTTGGTAACGGAATGTTGCAACATATAGTACGAGCAGATGGTAAAGAAGTTTCTTTTGAGTATGATGCTTTAGGTAGAAGAACAGCCAAGGTTTTTAACAAAAAAATTACTAGATTTGTATACGATGGTAACGTTCTGTTGCACGAGTGGGAGTATAAATTATCAGACCGTCCTAAACTCTCTGTAAGTGCAAAAGGTTTTGTAGTAAGTGAAGATGTAGAGCCTGTAGATAGTAGTAATGTAATAACATGGGTATTTGATTATAATTCTTTTACACCAGCGGCAAAAATTGTTGACGGAAAAAGCTATAGTATTGCTTGCGATTATTTGGGCACACCTGTACAAGCATATAATGAGTTTGGAGAAAAGGTTTGGGATTGTACTTTAGATATTTATGGTAAAGTAAAAACTTTAGAAGGCGATAAAACGTTCATACCTTTTAGATATCAAGGACAATATGAGGATATTGAGACTGGACTTTATTATAATAGGTTTAGATATTACTCGCCAGATAGTGGAACTTATATAAGCCAAGACCCGATTGGGTTGGAAGGTGGATTACCTAATTTTTATGCGTATGTTGGTGATACCAATAAATATATTGACGTTTTTGGTCTAGCACATGGATTAGGAACAGAAGTAATTCGTAATGGTGAGTCAGTTTTTAGTAATACATATCAAAGTGGTGGTGTACCTGGAGGTGGCCGTTTAAATCAACAAGAAGCTCTTTTAACTCATACAGAAAGGAAATTTATGAATGAGGTAGATGGCATGGTTCAACAAGGAGATCATTTAAAAATGACAGGTCAATTAAATCCTTGTAAACCTGGATGCCAACCTGCTATTCGTGATTTTGTTGCCAATAAAGGAGTTAGCGCTGAATATTTTGCTTCAGATACTAATATGACATATAAATGGGAAAAATCTTCAACAGGAAAAGTAATTCAAACAGAAATATTTGAAGGAAAGGTACAAGCTAAATATGAATATGACGTAAATACTAGACGAAGAAAAAAATTAAATGTCCATTAA
- a CDS encoding HNH/ENDO VII family nuclease, protein MGHITNAVDWWNDVAIKNKYLPKGTEVREFMLDSKNYVLEYYRTNRSKGAVLGKTTGYINPF, encoded by the coding sequence ATGGGTCATATTACAAATGCTGTAGATTGGTGGAATGATGTAGCGATAAAAAATAAATATCTACCCAAAGGAACCGAAGTAAGAGAGTTCATGTTAGATAGTAAAAATTATGTTTTAGAATATTATAGAACTAATAGATCAAAAGGAGCTGTTTTAGGAAAAACAACAGGTTATATTAATCCATTTTAA
- a CDS encoding tetratricopeptide repeat protein produces the protein MSEEGNDLYEQGNIRPALRKYEEALNIVPDPKANWEAATWLYTSIADSYFSLGNIDEAKENYYNVLNCPDGLSNAYIHFSLGQVLYELEENKKSQESLLRAYMLDGEDIFDDEDPKYLASIKNLIDEDVEDNNIDTENQRKYTYKDGSRFYKDEDGNLIEDN, from the coding sequence TTGAGCGAAGAAGGAAATGACCTTTATGAGCAGGGAAACATACGTCCAGCCCTGAGAAAATATGAAGAAGCATTAAATATCGTGCCAGATCCAAAAGCAAATTGGGAAGCAGCCACTTGGCTTTACACTAGTATTGCAGATTCGTATTTTTCATTAGGAAATATTGATGAAGCAAAAGAAAATTATTACAATGTGCTTAATTGTCCTGATGGTCTATCAAATGCATACATACATTTTAGTTTAGGACAAGTACTTTACGAACTTGAAGAAAATAAAAAATCTCAAGAATCATTATTAAGGGCTTATATGTTAGATGGAGAAGACATTTTTGATGATGAAGATCCAAAATATCTCGCTTCAATCAAGAATTTGATAGATGAAGATGTTGAGGATAATAACATTGACACAGAAAACCAACGAAAATACACCTACAAAGACGGAAGCCGTTTCTACAAAGATGAAGATGGTAATCTAATTGAGGATAATTGA
- a CDS encoding DUF1266 domain-containing protein gives MKSKLLSISFLLLLVIATSCGSKEEKKELKDDKLSGFMVGGIYFVHGYGGQSEVNSMLVDYKTDEELISAYKELFEFPFDDSQKSGTKRMLKSMWDISDKASLLKSIEDLQTKTYEYKAWDYARVVNNACMGYAAGYLSKDEVVAINSKTLALAKENYTDWEKYYTDFDLGRNDWDSEDSESEAFEKLSKNITKGEKSIYLVLPLN, from the coding sequence ATGAAAAGTAAACTGTTGAGTATTTCATTTCTATTATTACTAGTTATTGCTACATCATGTGGCTCAAAAGAAGAAAAAAAAGAACTTAAAGACGATAAGTTGAGTGGTTTTATGGTAGGCGGTATTTATTTTGTACATGGTTACGGAGGGCAATCTGAAGTAAATTCAATGTTGGTTGATTACAAAACAGATGAAGAATTAATATCAGCCTATAAAGAGCTTTTTGAATTTCCTTTTGATGATTCTCAGAAAAGTGGTACAAAAAGGATGCTTAAAAGCATGTGGGATATTTCAGATAAAGCTTCGCTCTTAAAATCAATAGAAGATTTGCAAACTAAAACTTATGAGTATAAAGCTTGGGATTATGCAAGAGTGGTAAATAACGCTTGTATGGGGTATGCTGCTGGTTATTTGAGTAAAGATGAGGTTGTAGCAATTAACTCAAAAACTTTAGCTCTTGCTAAAGAGAACTATACTGATTGGGAAAAGTATTATACAGATTTTGATTTAGGAAGAAATGATTGGGATTCTGAAGATAGTGAATCAGAGGCTTTTGAAAAATTATCAAAAAACATCACTAAAGGAGAAAAATCAATTTACCTAGTACTACCATTAAATTAA
- a CDS encoding response regulator transcription factor: MNYNLIIADDHKMFIDGLISILHEAPEFSITLTAKNGAQVEKYLAINGADDIHLLITDLTMPEMDGIELNKIVKEKYPALKTLVVSMHIDGGMIDKLIRNNVDGYVPKNAEKEELLTAIRSIVGGEKYFSSEIKKAYTDAMFENKKSEEINLTDREIEVLKLIAEENTTQEIADKLFLSKHTIESYRKNLISKLSVKNLAGLTKHAIKMGLLDN; encoded by the coding sequence ATGAATTACAATTTAATTATTGCTGATGATCATAAAATGTTTATTGATGGCCTAATAAGCATACTTCATGAAGCACCTGAATTTTCGATAACCCTAACCGCTAAAAATGGAGCTCAGGTCGAAAAATATTTAGCAATAAATGGAGCTGATGATATTCATTTACTAATTACAGATTTAACCATGCCTGAAATGGATGGTATTGAATTAAATAAAATTGTAAAAGAAAAATACCCCGCTCTTAAAACATTAGTAGTAAGTATGCATATTGATGGTGGAATGATTGATAAGCTCATCAGAAATAACGTGGATGGCTACGTGCCTAAAAATGCCGAAAAAGAAGAATTACTTACTGCAATACGAAGTATTGTTGGCGGTGAAAAATATTTTTCTTCAGAAATAAAAAAGGCTTATACTGATGCTATGTTTGAAAACAAAAAATCAGAAGAAATAAACTTGACAGATAGAGAAATTGAAGTGCTAAAGCTTATTGCTGAAGAGAATACGACTCAAGAAATTGCAGACAAATTATTTTTAAGCAAGCATACTATAGAAAGCTATCGAAAGAATTTAATATCAAAGTTAAGCGTGAAAAATTTAGCTGGTCTTACCAAACATGCTATAAAAATGGGCTTGTTAGATAATTAA
- a CDS encoding histidine kinase produces MKNLIPFLMKRRQVMLKILKINTLLIFCFFSLVVSAQNSEKEKDTTKKTSNTINFGWSARKGSDTLKPFFDKLKTAEYGVQRFSIFDQLIEHHTQKSNIDSVVNYANIYVKEIRGWDQTEHIKNRYLAKAHYYLGNGNLLNGLFENAIKWHIKGLQDAEKTNYTEYQYKNKLGLAKCYIQQSNYAKAITILQKSLTEFAPEYPSLKIETNLLLGKTYRFKEDFEKAESYYNDAITISKSLDDLEMKLTIQLELAKLAEAKGELGEAFQSFEDTRNEAKTNGLDAIYYEGSLLIARYYYNQGFYDAATIGLSMAYINAIDSENLTFQKEMLILQSKSFAKQDDFKNAYATMTHLFNVQHKIKTKQQQAIVKELEVQYETLEKEKSITSLKEDKLIKEVELDKQRTYKNAFLIGFLIILIPIIALLFVYYQKIQTQSELSKKQDEINTQKVKSLVQEQELNLIKAAIEGQDEERKRIAQELHDSIGGNLAGIKLQLSSFAKNSEALKTINGQIDETYQLVRDISHTLIPKKFKQNAFTDLIKEYANSISKTNMLAVSFHPHPIEEINVIEEKVQMELFKILQELMTNTLKHAEATKVDIHLNLIANELSLLFEDNGKGFDIATTTDGIGLGNIKSRIEVINGILRVDSNINRGTIIAIEIPNIKNV; encoded by the coding sequence ATGAAAAATTTAATCCCATTTCTAATGAAACGTAGACAGGTTATGCTTAAAATATTAAAAATAAATACACTCCTTATTTTTTGTTTTTTTTCACTAGTTGTATCTGCTCAAAATTCTGAAAAAGAAAAAGACACCACTAAAAAAACTTCTAACACTATAAATTTTGGATGGTCAGCAAGGAAAGGGTCTGATACTTTAAAGCCTTTTTTTGATAAATTAAAAACTGCTGAATATGGTGTTCAACGTTTTTCAATATTTGACCAACTTATCGAGCACCATACTCAAAAAAGCAATATAGATTCTGTTGTAAATTATGCTAACATTTACGTAAAAGAAATTAGAGGTTGGGACCAAACAGAGCATATAAAAAACAGGTATTTAGCCAAAGCACACTACTATTTAGGTAATGGAAATTTATTGAATGGCTTATTTGAAAATGCTATTAAATGGCATATTAAAGGCTTGCAAGATGCTGAGAAAACGAATTATACAGAATATCAATATAAAAACAAGTTAGGCTTAGCAAAATGCTACATACAACAATCCAATTACGCTAAAGCCATTACAATTTTACAGAAATCATTAACCGAATTTGCTCCAGAATATCCTTCTTTAAAAATTGAAACCAATTTATTATTGGGTAAAACGTATCGCTTTAAAGAAGATTTTGAAAAAGCAGAAAGCTACTATAATGATGCCATTACAATTTCTAAATCTTTAGATGATTTGGAAATGAAACTTACGATACAACTAGAGCTTGCCAAGCTAGCCGAAGCCAAAGGAGAACTCGGTGAAGCATTTCAGAGTTTTGAAGATACTAGAAATGAGGCTAAAACTAATGGTTTGGATGCTATTTACTATGAAGGCTCTCTTTTAATAGCCCGATACTATTACAACCAAGGCTTTTATGATGCAGCTACAATTGGATTATCAATGGCATATATTAATGCGATAGATAGCGAAAACCTTACTTTTCAAAAAGAGATGCTTATTTTACAATCTAAATCGTTTGCAAAACAAGACGATTTCAAAAATGCATATGCCACGATGACTCATTTGTTTAATGTGCAGCATAAAATAAAAACAAAACAACAACAAGCAATTGTAAAAGAGTTAGAAGTACAATATGAAACGTTAGAAAAAGAAAAGTCTATTACTAGTTTAAAAGAAGATAAATTAATTAAAGAGGTTGAATTGGACAAACAACGTACTTACAAAAATGCTTTTTTAATTGGTTTCTTAATTATTTTAATTCCTATTATAGCATTGCTATTTGTGTACTATCAAAAAATACAAACACAGAGCGAATTATCTAAAAAACAAGATGAGATTAATACTCAAAAAGTAAAATCGCTTGTACAAGAGCAAGAATTGAACCTAATTAAAGCAGCTATAGAAGGGCAAGATGAAGAGCGTAAACGTATCGCACAAGAGCTACATGACAGTATTGGAGGCAATTTAGCGGGTATAAAACTGCAATTATCTAGTTTTGCCAAAAACTCTGAAGCTTTAAAAACAATTAATGGTCAAATTGATGAAACCTATCAATTGGTTAGAGACATTTCACACACTCTTATACCTAAAAAATTTAAACAAAACGCTTTTACCGATTTAATTAAAGAGTATGCGAACTCTATTTCTAAAACAAATATGCTAGCGGTGAGTTTTCACCCCCACCCTATTGAAGAGATTAATGTTATTGAAGAAAAAGTTCAAATGGAACTTTTTAAAATTCTTCAAGAATTAATGACGAATACCTTAAAACACGCCGAAGCTACTAAAGTTGATATTCATTTAAATTTGATAGCTAACGAACTTTCCTTACTTTTCGAAGATAATGGAAAAGGCTTTGATATTGCAACGACAACAGATGGTATTGGACTAGGAAATATTAAAAGTAGAATTGAAGTTATAAATGGAATTTTACGTGTAGACTCTAATATAAATAGAGGTACTATTATAGCTATTGAAATTCCGAATATAAAAAACGTATAA